The Lepidochelys kempii isolate rLepKem1 chromosome 2, rLepKem1.hap2, whole genome shotgun sequence genomic interval tgcctgaattaaCGTTGTTTGTACAAGCTTAATTCCAACTCCCTTGCGTGGATGCATTATGATACCAATCTTTAAATACATGATCACATTCTATTTTTATCTCAGCATTCCTGCAGCATTCAGTGCCCAGAATAGacggtgctcacttaatgagcaactattcaatgctttgttttctcctcattgttcaatgtgtggccctcCAACTTGTTTACTGCACACTACTCTAACCCTGTTCTgaacacagaattattaatttccccaTGCAGTCTTCTATGACActcatcactacagtatctgagtgaTTCAGAAACAATGAATTTATGTTCACAACATCCCTAGATAGGTAGAGAAGTATTACTATCCTAGCATTagggatgggaaactgaggcacagagagattaaggtcaaaaatGGCCATCAATTTTGGGTTTCCAGTTTGAGATAGCCAGGACCTGATTTTTTTCAGCGTATTTAGCATTATATGGCACTTTCCATGTTCAaagcaaaacttctattgacttcagttgcagttttTCTGCACTCAGCTCAGCACTTCCGCAAATCAGACCCAATGTttaaagttgggcacccaaaaactgaggaaccacacagttaatttaaaaatatagtttaagtgacttgactaatATCACATAGGAAATCTACAGCAGAGACAAAAGtaaaatccagttctccaggacaGCATTCAACTGCATTAACTATGCTTACTGCAgacagagaatttagctgccaaattctaacaagtctctactgaacaTATGTGAACTGACATTTTTGAAAgtcttataatttggccaaatgtgGGTGTTTTTTTCATAACAGAAGCAAAAGGtatatccctgacacaaaggctacCCCACTGCCAAATGGCAAATTCTGACTCCAAATCATAGGGGCATTAGAGCTTCTCAATGTAACAGTTGTAAGAATATTTTTGAACATGAGccaaacaacatatttttccctaATCTTATTCTCTGCAACTGTTGAATCATTTTTCCAAATAAGACTAAGAATAATGAGCTGGAGACCGACAGTGGACATAGAAAGTTTTAGTCTGAACGGTGAAGTTTGGAAAAATTGTATGCAACTGAAGACAGGGTCCTTTCCTGTAATGGGAAATGTGAGCTACCAGCTCCACCTATAATGTGTGTGGGTGAGGGAACCAGACTCTACcactgggaagaggcagggtagaGGGACTTGTGCAGCTATCTCAAGAGGCAAGGCCCTTAATCTGCTTTGGATCTTTAGCCATGGAGTCCACCTAGGTCTTAGGACAGTGATTCTCAaatttttttactggtgacccttttccacacagcaagcctctcagtgtgactcttcctcccccaccccccatcaattaaaatgctttttttaatatttaacaccattataaatgctggaggcaaagcggggtttggggtggaggctgacagcttgtgaccccccatgtaagaaccttgtgatcccctgaggggtcccaacccccagtttgagaacccctgtcttagGAGCTATGTGATACAGAGGCAGTTTAGCTCAGGGTTTGGCTCTAAATCATGGGACATGTTTAAGTACATTGCTGAAGTGGGACCTACCTGTATACATTGCAGGAAgcgaaaccagatattatagggataacagaaacatggtggaatagtagccatgactggactacaggtattgaagggtatgtgctgtttagaaaagacagaaataaaggtaaaggtggtggagtagcactgtatatcaatgatgaggtagaacgtaaagaaataagaagcgatggaatggataagacagagtccgtctgggcaaaaattacattggggaagaaaactactagagcctcccctgggatagtgcttgggtcgtgctatagaccgccgggatctaatttggatacggatagagccctctttaatgtttttaatgaagtaaatactaatggaaactgcgtgatcatgggagactttaactttccggatatagactggaggacgagtgctagtaataataatagggctcagattttcctagatgtgataactgatggattccttcatcaagtagttgctgaaccgactagaggggatgccttttagatttggttttggtgagcagtgaggacctcacagaagaaatggttgtaggggacaatcttggttcaagtgatcatgagctaattcagttcaaagtGAACGGaaggacaaacaaaaataaatctgcaactagggttttttatttcaaaagagctgactttcaaaaattaaggaaattagttaggaaaGTGGAGTGGACTGAAGAAcgtatggatctaaaggcagaggaggccttggattactttaagtcaaagctgcagaagctattggaagcctgcatcccaagaaaggggaaaaaattcataggcaggagttatagaccaagctgaatgagcaagcatctcggagaggtgattaagaaaaagcagaaagcatacagggagtggaagataggagggatcagcaaggaaagctaccctATTGAGGTCaaaacatgtagggataaagtgagataggctaaaagtcaagtagagttggaccttccatagggaattaaaagcaatagtaaaaggttctatagtcatataaataagaacaaaacaaagaaagaagaagtgggaccactaaacactgaggatggagtggaggtcaaggataatctaggcatggcccaatatctaaacaaatactttgcttcagtctttaataaggctaatgaggatcctagggataatggtagcatgacaaatgggaatgagaatGTGGAGGCAGATATTACcgtatctgaggtagaagcgaaactcgaacagcttaatgggactaaatcggggggcccagataatcttcatccaagattattaaaggaattggcacatgaaattgcaagcctattagcaagaatttttaatgaatctgtaaactcaggggttgtaacgtatgattggagaattgctaacagagttcctatttttaagaaaggaaaaaaaagtgatctggataactacaggcctgttagtttgacatctgtagtatgtgaggtcttggaaaaaattttgaaggagaaagtagttaaggacattgaagtcaatggtaaatgggacaaaatacaacatggttttacaaaaggtagatcatgccaaaccaacctgatctccttctttgagaaagtaacagattttttagacaaaggaaatgaagtggatctaatttacctagatttcagtaaggcatttgataccgtgccacatggggaattattagttaaagtggaaaagatgggaatcaatacgaaaattgaaaggtggataaggaattggttaacagggagactacagcgggtcatactgaaaggtgaactgtcaggctggagggaggtaaccagtggagttcctcagggatcggttttgggaccaatcttatttaatctgtttattactgacctcagcagaaaaagtgggagtgtgctaataaagtttgcggatgatacaaagctgggaggtattgccaatttagagagagtccaggatatcatacaggaagatttggatgaccttgtaaactggagtaacagtaataggatgaaatttaatagagggaagtgtaaggttatgcatttaaggattaataacaagaattttagttataagctggggatgcagcaattagaagtaacagaggaggagaaggacttcggagtattggttgatcacaggatgactatgagccgccaatgtgatatggcagtgaaaaaaagctaatgcggtcttgggctgcattaggcgaggtatttccagtagggataaggaggttttagtaccgttatacaaggcattggtgagacctcacctggaatactgtgtgcagttctggtctcccatgtttaagaaggatgaattcaaactggaacaagtacagaggagggctactagaatgatccgaggaatggaaaacctgtcttatgaaaggagactcaaggagcttggcttgtttagcctaaccaaaagaaggttgaggggagatatgattgctctctataaatatatcagagggataaataccggagagggagaggaattatttaagctcagtaccaatgtggacacaagaacaaatggttataaactggtcattgggaagtttagacttgaaattagatgaaggtttctaaccatcagaggagtgaagttttggaatagccttccaagggaagcagtgggggcaaaagacctatctggctttaagattaaactcaataagtttatggagatggtatgatgggataacatgattttggtaattaattgatctttaaatattcatggtaaataggcccaatggcctgtgataagatcttagatggggtgggatctgagttactacatagaattctttcctgggtatctggctggtgaatcttgcccatatgctcagggtttagctgatcaacatatttggggtcaggaaggaattttcctccagggcagactggaagaggtcctggaggtttttcgccttcctctgtagcatggggcatgggccACTTGCTGGatgattctctgctccttgaagtctttaaaccacgatttgaggacatCAATAGCTCAGACgaaggtgagaggtttttcgcaggagtgggtgggtgagattctatggcttgcattgtgcagaaggtcggactagatgatcataatggtcccttctgaccttaatatctatgaatctttatTTTGTGTTGTGAGAAATGCTATGCCAATTtagacaagtttaaaaaaaaatacttacagGAAGTCCTGAAATATCAGAGTATTTCTTGGCTGGTTTAAAGGAAGGAGGAGCTTCGATATTAAAGTCTAAAAGTATGtcaaagagagaaaggaagacaTTAACTTCTGCATTCTATCTTTTCAGGGTCactcttgtgttttgttttgttttaaataaaaataacacttGGAAAGGTAAACAACTGTTGAAAAACAATTGTTTTACTAAATGAAATGTCTATTTTCTAGCAACAGTAAGGCAAAGAGACATGAAACAGAATTAACTGAAAGCATTTAGCTTGCTTTCTTTGTACACTAAGGCCCtcatcctgcttgccttactGACAGGGGTAAGGTGAGCAGGACTGGCCcctaaaggaagaaaaatgcaaGAGAGCTATTTGAACTTCATTACAAACACAATGGTTTCATGTAAGTCTTAATGACAATATTTCCTCTACAGTCAGAGATACTATATCTGCAAGAATAGTCATTATGCCTGCTGTACGTTAAGACCACCAAACATTGCTCAAGACTGAAGCTTTGAAATACTGTAATCCAGAAAAGCAAAGTAATCTTTTAAATCAGATAAATCTTTAAGCATGTGCCACTTTAAGCCTGGCCAATGACCTAGAAAATTGTTTGAATACTTAAATGAAATTATAGAAATTGCTATTTTTTTGGTGTCCCTTAGGCAGTAATAGCATTGCTCTTATATGCAAACGTTTATTCAGACACAACTCGGTATGTTTCAAtagttacaaaaaaacaaacaaaccctaactTGACAAAGTACTGATATACACAAAAATATCTTGTACATGGCTAGCTTCTTTCCTCCCACGTGCATCTGATTCAGATTTTATGGATGAAGGATTCCAATTTAGCAGATCAGATCCTTTAATCGTCACATGCACTATAAGGCAATAATTCAAAAGATATTAATGCCTGAGGCAGCTGTTTTAAAATATGCAATTACGTTTGtttttctatctttttttaaaatgtgtacattTACAAATAGAATGTAGTGGAAATAGCAACCTCAGCAGATTGTCAGTTGTAATAGCCAGGAACACACAGTCGTCTGCATTTTTCTATAATAGTAGTCTCAAAaacccttttgaaaatggcaaGTTATTTTTGGATAAAACACTtgagggtatgcctacactaccaaaaaaacaaccctgcagGAGGGAGTCTCAGAGGCTGGATCAACTAACTTGGGCTTGCGCTTTgggtctaaaaatagcagtgaaggcaTTCCTTTTCAGGCTGGAGCCCCGGCTTTGAGACCCACCCCTCTTgtggggtttcagagcccagccTCCAATCtaagcaggaacatctacactactACTTTCACTCCCATggcgcaagcctgagtcagttgaccaggCTCTAAGACTTGTTGCCACAGGGGTTTccttgcagtgtagatataccctaacaggctgacaaataaaatattaaaaaatgcaaACACGCTCAATTTCTGAGGtgcttttttatttcttataGCCTGCCCAGATAAAAACTGAGGGGTAGATTCTGCCTTTTATTTATGTTGAGCAATTTATTACTCCATGAGTAGATTAAGGCAGACATGGGGTTACTCATAGAGTACCACTCAATATGAATAAAGGTGACAGAATCTTGACCTACCAAACTTTTCTCTCTCAAACACGCACAAACTTTCTAACACCACTCCCAATTACATGCTTCATGTTCCTCTCCATTTGGTTGTGGGGTCAGGCTGTTCTTAAATAGTATCACTGGAATCTGTTCAATCAGAATACTGCATGCATAGATAAAATTTAGGTTCACTTTAAAGAAAGTAATTTGTgtggattttattatttataaatacaTGCAAAGCATCTAAGCAGCTTACAACTAGGATCATTGAGTTGCCATGGCAATGCCCTTTCAGAAGCAAGAATTTGTTTTAGGTTCTTCCAAGTTCTGTTCTtcttcccagctgctgctccaccaATGCCAGAGTGCTAGAATTAAAACATAgtgtttaagaaaaaataaagatgacTATTTCAAAATATGACATTTTTATTTCACAGCCTTTGCGATACGCCTCATCTTGTCATGAACCATTTATCATGCTCACTTATTTAATCAATAGTCTAACACACTGTACACTTTAATTTCAGTTGcaagaaaaacaaagatttttttaactgTCAAAACTACTAGTTTTGGGATTAACTGAAGGAAattaaaatctgctttttataGGGAAATAGAAAATCAGTCTGGTTAGGGTTAGTCTGAGATTACAGGATTCCGCACTTGTGCGCACTTCCCATCATATTAAAACTGTTTACTATGGGGTTGTATCTAAATTGTGATTACATGTCTAAATTCTCTTTTGCATGGCATATGCAAAATTACAGGTGCAGCTGTATCTTCAGTAAGTGAAAAGTGATTGTGCAAAAATACAACTGATCTTGTAAAATGTAATCAATGCTATGAGAAGCCTTGTGGCaatcttctttttctttcaaatgaAAGAAGACtgtaaaatagaaaaggagtaagAGAACGTTGTGCTGGAAAGACTATTGTGCATTTTGAAAGCTATACTAAAGGAAGCAAGCCTTTCTATAGTTATCATAAGTCATTTCAGTTATCAAATGTGATTGCTACGGAGTAATTTTATTTATGTCCCTCAAGAGAAAGAAGATACACAACATACTGTACTGCTTCTAAAAGATGAAAGGACTGAGCTTCTCAGTTTTATTTcaaaaaagaacattttctcATAGCCAGAAGTGTTCTCTCTCTTAATAATTACTATCCACCACATCAGCCTTATCAAAACTCTCTCAAAGTTCTGCACACACATTTTGGCTGTATTTTATAAATTGGTGTGTAAAGTGCTTGAGAATGGGAGGAGTGGGAATGGTAAAGTAGATGACTAGGATTCTCCGTGAAAAGGTTTTTCCATAGAGGTGACTGTAAGATACTGGATTCAGGGAGGATGCTCATGAGCTAGTGATTACatcaacttcatttttttttggcAATGAATAGCCAAAATGGAAAGTAAATGGAACATTTAGCTATAGGAGTAACACCCTGGTAACCTAGATAGCACTGAAAGAGAGAGGCTATTGACAGCTACCACAGCCATTTCCATCCCAACACATTTGTAATTCAGATTCATTACATGGATCTTCCCCCTACCTCATCACGTTTCAAGTTATCTGTTTGGCCTATTGCTGGCACTTATGACGTGATCTAAAGCTAGTGGCAAGACTCAGCCAAACTGGAAATATACTAATTATTACACTGTGAAGAATCTGTTTTTGCTTTaataaaaaggaagaagaatCAGAAGCTATCACTTTTTTCACtgtatattttgcttttaaatccACTAAAGCAAGATTTAAATATCTGGATTTAAGGCCTGATGTTGCAAGGTGCTCTGCACCTTCTGGCATCTGAACAGATTGAGGGATTGAGAATGGAACTGAGAGCATttccaaatgtttaaaaataccaCCCATCCCCATTGATATAACAATGATACTTGCTGATTATACTTTACTTAAATAGCCAGAAAATGCTATACATTGGATTTACAAAAGCAAGATCAGCAAAATTTCTGTGCTATATGCTTGAGAAGGCCCGATCCTGCCTGTGGATCTATGCAGATGGATCCTTACACCTGCATGGGGTGCCTTAGAAACTGACAGGGTTTTCTTTCTAGGCCTACCCTCAGAGACTCAAACGCAGGATTTGGGCCTAATGCACTTGTGTATTTCTTGTAAAAGGTAATGGACTGATAGCTTTATTGACAGGAAAGGTACAGTAGCGGCAGAGACAGTACAAGGCTCGTTGTACTGTTCTATGAATGTGCCTCCAATTTGTTCTGGAGGGATCACCTCTAGGAGTTTGAATGAGTGATACAGAAAAGTACTCTCTATCCTGGTTCttcctgctgagactgccaacaactAAACTGACATGAATTTGTATCTGCTTTGACCTGGAGTGAGTCTCCTCTTACATGATAGCAATCACATGGCAACAACTCTCAAGTGCAAATTAATTTAGCTGCACGTGAGCTGGTGACTTATGGGAGAAAGGCTCTAGATCCCATTATCAACCCCTTGTTCTATTCAGTTGCCAGAAggtgcacagcaccttgcagcatTAGTCCTTAAATCTAGATATTTTGGGATTAACAGTTAAAGGGCAACTTGTTCCttcctgctttttatttttaaatttgcaacCAAAAATTGTCTCTGGTGGAGTGAACTAACAGTTTTTCAGTTTTTGGCATACTTTTAGAAGTTAAGGTATTTGACTTTATTTTCTTCACAatgagattaatttaaaataaaattattttaaaagtcagCAGAATTCTTAATCACAGCTCATGGGGTGGATGTGGGTTCAGAATAATCTCCTAGAATTTCCCTCTGATTAATTTTTGTGTCAAGTGTGAGACAATACTGTGGTAGTTTTCATTACAATTTTACAACTAATTCTGCAACAGTGGTACCAGATTCTGTACATACCTCAGCTTTCATGCCTGTGGATACCAACAGTTTCAATTCAGACGTAGTGAAATTCACCTGAAACATGAAGGGCCAGCACAATGCATCTGCACTACCCAAATCCTATACTCAAGCTACGTGAAGAGGCTTTGGGCACATGAGGCTTCTGCACAAACCATGCAACCCAAAGAGGCTGGTGCTTAGAGAAGAGTTTGAGAAGCAAAGGATGTAGTGGTCTAAAATAAATGCAAACCCTGAGACTCTGGGGCCAATTTCATATCCCTGTAAAACCCCTGCTTAGCAAACTACACCAAGTACTCAGGCTTTATTTTGTGGGATGGTTGCATCTGATTCATACAGAATTAAATTACAGGGATCAGATCTTTCTTTTTGAGCAATGGCTTAGGGCTTGCACTCTGAAAAGGTTACTGATCCAAAGAACATTTGGTAGAGTCTGACAACTGGGTCTGCGCCCCCACAGGTAGCAAGACAGCAGACATTAAAACAACAGTAAAGACCAAACCACAATCACATTAGCAGCTATTATCATCTTGCTATGCCTCTACCCACAATTTAATTCTGAGGTTATTTTAGCAGCCTGTACTTCACAAATTGCTAGAGTTTCCACCACTTGAAAGCTGGAATGCCAAGATTTTAGAGAGCAGTAAGTATTTGTTTCTAGCTCTAATGATTGAGAGAATGGCCACTAACATTATGTTGGCAATGAAATTACTGAGGGGGTGCATAATGGCAATCACTAATGACATGATTGATTTTTAGTCCATTATTTTGCAACCTGACTGGGCTTAGGAACGAATGCTTCATGCACTTGAACCGACTGGATTCCCAGATTTACAATGGTATAAATTGTTCATTTCTAGCCTTGGTGACTTGCGAGATACCAGACCATAAACCATTACAGGTACCTTGATCTAGCAGCAGTACTTTTTTGGCATTGGGTCAGGACTGAATATAAGAAGTCTTGCCTCTGGACTAGTGTCATTTTCATGTTCTGTAATTTAATGCACACTTTGGCCATAACTTGGCATGGATTTTGAAGCTGAATTTCTTTAAAACTGATGGTATGATATGGACCCTTGACATGGCTCCTAATCTTACTTTCTTAGTAGGAATATTAGCAATGTAGTAATATAGTATCTTAGTTACTACTTCATTTAAAGTTTGAGAATTTCTAATGGTTAATATACTTACAATGAAGTTTGAATCCTTAAATGGCAATGGTTTGATGGCAGCTTCCATTGGCCCGGTATTGGGATCCACAGTCATAAATTTATTCTCATTCATGGTCTCTGTACCTACAGTCTGCAGAACACACACAATCTCATTGCTTATTTGTTAATCtgaatatatttaaaagaaagtgaACAGTTTTCTTTGTGAACATTAACTTCTTAATCCATTTCTTGTGAAGTAAGccttttttaaactttgaaaatgttacctgccATTAGTAGGTGTAGCATTAAAGGGGACACTGTCAAGCAAATAAGGACCAGTACTTAAAATCTGGtagctaaaaaaattaaaattgggagaaggggagaggggtTACCAAAGTCTACTAAATAGAACTGCCACAGGTTTTGTTTTAACGTCACTGAAAACAACCTGAATAAACTGGAAGAGAGCACATGAGCACATAAATGGACAAAAGTACATaacatttgtttcaaaatgtttggtATTAATAAAGTATCAATGTCAACACAGGAAAGAACTTCAAAATGTACACTGGGCTTATTCCAGAGGTTCTTAATAAACTTTTCCTCTatttctgacttcagtgggaatcatGTCTAAATAAGGACTGAGAAAAAACTAATTAAAGACCTTTGCATCAGTTCAAAAATATGAGCCTTGCAAAATTCCACATGCCCACTGGCTATGGGTTTGGTTTGGGGGGAAGGGcgggaggggaagaaaagggatgggtatgttttttgttttttaaagtcatgaTTGTAAGGAAGAACAATTGTGTCTAGGCTAGCCACTTTTTGTGATAATtttacaagaatgatacatagcttttattttttctcttgagAGTGCCCTGTTAAGTTTCTATTCAGTCTGTATCACAAGTGACTGAAATatagcaaataataaatacacaaaaat includes:
- the INO80C gene encoding INO80 complex subunit C, which translates into the protein MASLVPGAAALAPAAPGAARSKKRPASPGNGSGPSKKKKVTVNGPQLATVGTETMNENKFMTVDPNTGPMEAAIKPLPFKDSNFIHSGIGGAAAGKKNRTWKNLKQILASERALPWQLNDPSYFNIEAPPSFKPAKKYSDISGLPANYTDPQSKLRFSSTEEFAYIRMLPSDVVTGYLALRKATSIVP